From the genome of Paraburkholderia aromaticivorans, one region includes:
- a CDS encoding acyltransferase family protein gives MKVRPRIIILTNVTIERIRNTGRITPGNRAMTHQNAGRIAGLDGLRALSVLAVFLSHTGLAGVDGGFIGVDVFFVLSGFLITRLLAAEYARARRISLAAFYGRRARRLYPALFGVLAAVAIYCSMFEPRLSGPLEVLPALLYVMNWVRAFGGYDAVLTGHTWSLAIEEQFYLLWPLILLGLMTLDRRRALIGLVAIALAICGWRYWLFSVDHVSLARIYSGFDTHTDGLIYGALLALLSHERVRQLGYLWPVGAGYLCLALFNPHVVGFAVNPHGYAVTAIAAALVIARVVTAQSSLLVRGLDVSPLAGLGRVSYGFYLWHYPVIHVMLYAGHDPIAGFFGGFSHPKLAMVASTFAVSLAFTLASWFVIEKPAMRLRFPRRPSPERRLQTH, from the coding sequence TTGAAGGTTCGCCCAAGAATCATAATCCTTACTAATGTTACAATCGAAAGAATTCGTAATACTGGCCGGATAACGCCCGGCAATCGGGCGATGACACACCAAAATGCCGGACGCATTGCCGGTCTCGACGGCCTCCGCGCACTCTCTGTTCTGGCGGTCTTTCTGTCTCATACCGGTCTTGCGGGCGTCGATGGTGGCTTCATCGGCGTCGATGTCTTTTTCGTCCTCAGCGGCTTCCTGATTACACGTCTGCTGGCGGCTGAGTATGCGCGCGCACGTCGCATTAGCCTGGCCGCCTTCTACGGTCGACGGGCGCGGCGCCTCTATCCCGCCTTGTTCGGCGTGCTGGCTGCGGTAGCGATTTACTGTTCGATGTTCGAGCCTCGCCTGAGCGGGCCTCTGGAAGTATTGCCGGCGCTTCTCTACGTAATGAACTGGGTTCGCGCCTTCGGCGGGTACGACGCCGTTCTGACCGGGCACACCTGGTCGCTGGCGATCGAAGAGCAGTTTTATCTGCTATGGCCGCTTATTCTGTTGGGGCTGATGACACTTGACCGGCGCCGCGCGCTCATTGGGCTCGTGGCGATCGCGCTGGCGATCTGCGGATGGCGCTACTGGTTGTTTTCCGTTGACCATGTTTCGCTCGCGCGGATCTATTCGGGTTTCGATACCCACACCGACGGTCTTATCTATGGCGCGTTGCTCGCGCTTCTGAGCCATGAGCGCGTGCGGCAGTTGGGCTATCTGTGGCCGGTCGGCGCGGGGTACTTGTGTTTGGCGTTGTTCAATCCGCACGTGGTCGGGTTCGCAGTGAATCCGCATGGCTACGCCGTCACGGCGATTGCCGCCGCGCTGGTGATCGCTCGAGTGGTGACGGCTCAGTCGTCGCTGTTGGTTCGAGGGCTCGACGTGTCGCCGCTTGCAGGGCTCGGTCGCGTCTCGTACGGCTTCTATCTGTGGCATTACCCTGTGATTCACGTGATGCTCTATGCAGGTCACGATCCAATCGCGGGCTTCTTTGGCGGCTTCTCGCACCCGAAACTGGCGATGGTCGCATCGACCTTCGCCGTCTCGCTCGCGTTCACGCTGGCATCATGGTTCGTGATCGAGAAACCGGCTATGCGGCTGCGGTTCCCGCGTCGGCCTAGCCCGGAACGTCGACTCCAAACACATTGA
- a CDS encoding SOS response-associated peptidase, with translation MRKLLRAELRDGKGGALGGRPFAIAGLWRAWEDPDGASLSFTMLPVNADGHPLMKRFLRPGDEKRSLVILRPEECDDWLGARSTDGARSFVNLLPAEEMFAEAAPKAAKNPAPKLDDDAQASLLG, from the coding sequence ATGCGCAAGCTTTTACGAGCCGAGCTACGAGACGGGAAAGGCGGTGCGTTGGGCGGCCGGCCTTTCGCCATCGCGGGACTCTGGCGCGCGTGGGAGGATCCGGACGGCGCTTCTCTCTCGTTCACTATGCTGCCGGTCAACGCTGACGGGCATCCGCTCATGAAGCGGTTTCTCCGGCCCGGCGACGAGAAGCGATCGCTCGTGATCCTACGACCGGAAGAGTGCGACGACTGGCTCGGCGCGCGCAGCACCGATGGGGCACGGTCGTTCGTCAATCTATTGCCGGCCGAAGAGATGTTTGCCGAAGCCGCGCCGAAGGCCGCGAAAAATCCTGCGCCAAAGCTGGACGACGATGCTCAAGCGTCGCTGCTTGGCTAG
- a CDS encoding type II toxin-antitoxin system HicA family toxin, whose protein sequence is MVKQEEFKRWLEEQGVVVENGKKHWKAYYNGKQTTVPRHPGKELKDGTRRAILKQLGLK, encoded by the coding sequence ATGGTGAAACAGGAAGAGTTTAAGCGGTGGTTGGAAGAGCAAGGCGTGGTAGTAGAGAACGGCAAGAAGCACTGGAAGGCCTACTACAACGGAAAGCAGACCACCGTACCGAGGCACCCCGGCAAGGAACTGAAGGATGGAACCAGGCGGGCGATTCTCAAACAACTTGGACTGAAGTAA
- a CDS encoding type II toxin-antitoxin system HicB family antitoxin produces MLSYPAVFEPDSGGFVVTFRDIPEAITQGDSLEEARSMAADALLTAMDFYFEDKRPVPAPSKAKKGEELVALPASASAKILLLNEMLAQKVTPSELARRLDTRPQDVNRIVNLEHTTKIDTIAEALAALGKRLEITVI; encoded by the coding sequence ATGTTGTCTTATCCGGCTGTATTTGAGCCTGACAGCGGCGGGTTCGTCGTTACGTTCCGGGATATTCCGGAGGCAATCACTCAGGGCGATTCCCTCGAAGAGGCTCGCTCTATGGCTGCTGATGCATTGCTCACGGCGATGGACTTTTATTTTGAGGACAAGCGCCCAGTTCCTGCGCCGTCGAAAGCGAAGAAGGGAGAGGAGTTGGTCGCGCTGCCCGCCAGCGCGTCAGCGAAGATCCTGCTGCTCAACGAGATGCTGGCGCAGAAGGTCACGCCGTCGGAGCTTGCCCGACGGCTGGATACGCGTCCTCAGGATGTGAATCGCATCGTCAACCTCGAACACACTACGAAGATTGACACGATTGCCGAGGCGCTGGCAGCACTCGGAAAGCGCCTAGAGATCACTGTTATTTAA
- a CDS encoding DUF1353 domain-containing protein produces MSAFLTELQVELVSDSTNGGRGTWRLAAPLVYKSDVAKLTFTVPAGFETDFASVPRTPVAFLLTADSAHEASAVHDWLYLEHAVPRDVADAVLREASLVSGVPAWRAALMYWGVRAFGWSHWGNGPATT; encoded by the coding sequence GTGAGCGCATTCCTGACAGAACTGCAGGTCGAGCTGGTAAGCGACTCGACGAACGGCGGGCGAGGGACGTGGCGTCTGGCTGCGCCGCTCGTCTATAAGTCGGATGTGGCAAAGCTGACGTTCACGGTGCCGGCCGGTTTCGAGACGGACTTCGCCTCGGTGCCACGGACGCCGGTCGCGTTCCTGCTGACGGCCGACAGCGCTCATGAGGCATCGGCCGTCCATGACTGGCTGTACTTGGAGCATGCGGTGCCGCGCGATGTTGCGGATGCGGTCTTGCGCGAGGCGTCGCTGGTGAGCGGCGTGCCCGCGTGGCGGGCAGCCTTGATGTATTGGGGCGTTCGCGCGTTCGGCTGGTCGCATTGGGGCAACGGGCCCGCGACCACGTAA
- a CDS encoding HNH endonuclease, translated as MTDVTKIHEEKETLTVDVNIPGHEPRKTTSLFERTRKELIARDGGRCFICNATAEESGHPLEAHHHPIERSFAEMIDWERFKFDAQAGVWGEAIKAFDWDHFTDWTQFVDDMTVNGMLLCKAHHIGKDEGMHALPFPIWIAQKYGKEGYQFSAAEVIHHAV; from the coding sequence ATGACCGACGTTACCAAAATCCACGAAGAGAAAGAGACGTTGACCGTCGACGTCAACATTCCTGGCCACGAGCCGCGCAAGACGACGTCGTTGTTCGAGCGGACGCGCAAAGAATTGATCGCGCGCGACGGTGGTCGCTGCTTCATCTGCAACGCGACGGCTGAGGAGAGCGGTCATCCGCTCGAGGCGCATCACCACCCGATCGAGCGCTCGTTCGCCGAAATGATCGACTGGGAGCGCTTCAAGTTCGACGCGCAGGCCGGCGTGTGGGGTGAAGCGATCAAGGCATTCGACTGGGACCACTTCACCGACTGGACCCAGTTCGTCGACGACATGACCGTCAACGGCATGTTGCTTTGCAAGGCGCATCACATCGGGAAAGACGAAGGCATGCATGCGCTTCCGTTTCCGATCTGGATCGCACAAAAGTACGGCAAGGAGGGCTATCAGTTCTCGGCTGCCGAAGTCATCCACCACGCAGTGTAG
- a CDS encoding glycoside hydrolase family 19 protein codes for MNLTAPIVAAGCGSTAMRASQWVQPLQAACDKYAIATPLSVAAFLATVGVESARLVFTKEIWGPTLAQTAYEPPSKKASELGNTQPGDGLRFCGRGLVQITGRRNYMLAALGLDLDLIHHPELLEQPANAALSAAWYWSNRKLNALADAGNFLGVSRTVNLGSATSKATPNGYSERLALYGAAKKALGII; via the coding sequence ATGAATCTGACTGCTCCCATCGTCGCCGCAGGGTGCGGCTCGACCGCCATGCGCGCATCGCAGTGGGTGCAGCCGCTTCAGGCAGCATGCGACAAATACGCGATTGCCACGCCGCTGAGCGTCGCCGCGTTCCTCGCGACCGTCGGCGTCGAGTCAGCGCGACTGGTCTTCACGAAAGAGATATGGGGGCCGACGCTTGCGCAGACCGCGTACGAGCCGCCGTCGAAGAAGGCGAGCGAGCTGGGCAACACGCAGCCTGGCGACGGCCTCCGATTCTGCGGCCGCGGCTTGGTGCAGATCACGGGGCGTCGGAATTACATGCTTGCGGCGCTCGGCCTCGATCTCGATCTGATCCATCACCCGGAACTGCTCGAGCAACCCGCGAACGCCGCGCTGTCTGCCGCCTGGTACTGGTCCAACCGCAAGCTGAATGCGCTCGCGGATGCGGGCAATTTTCTCGGCGTGTCGCGCACGGTGAACCTCGGCAGTGCGACGTCGAAGGCAACGCCGAACGGCTATTCAGAACGGCTGGCGCTGTATGGCGCGGCGAAGAAGGCCCTCGGCATCATCTGA
- a CDS encoding transposase, translating into MKLWTAWWDAIWLLRPAFSRLRSFMWFATVVAGLTVRTELLGVTSIVRALKLRPALYNKLRDSLHSDAVQLDQLSALWTQTVLRLFPDPLRVNGRLVLVGDGIKVAKSGRKMPGVKLLHQQSDSNTKPEYIMGHSMQAVSMLVRAAQSVFAVPLAVRIHEGLVWSNRDRRTLLDKMISLLGIVSVQQPFYFVADAYYAAGKIVKGLRDRDNHLVTRVKSNAVACAPYVQQGPRKRGRPRRYGEKIKLKSLLADPQALQSAPSPVYGEHNVTIHYRVCDLLWPAYGQLVRFVAVTHPSRGSCLLMCTDLSLDAVEIIRLYGLRFKIEYSFKQAVHRIGTFAYHFWMQDMKPLARRNGDQYLHRESLEYRNAVKRKIHAYHVFMHAGIVCQGLLHYLAAVFPSQVWSSFGSWLRTIRPGIPPSELVVANALRQCLPEFLVNSAKTHFFAKFIAERQDPDTFEMFRLGT; encoded by the coding sequence ATGAAACTCTGGACGGCTTGGTGGGACGCGATCTGGCTGCTACGCCCAGCGTTTTCTCGCCTGCGCAGCTTCATGTGGTTCGCAACTGTCGTCGCTGGCTTGACTGTGCGCACCGAGTTGCTGGGCGTGACCAGCATCGTGCGGGCTCTCAAACTGCGGCCAGCCCTGTACAACAAGCTGCGTGACAGCCTGCATAGCGACGCCGTGCAGCTCGATCAGCTTTCAGCGCTGTGGACCCAGACGGTGCTGCGCCTGTTCCCTGACCCGCTACGCGTCAATGGCCGACTGGTTTTGGTCGGCGATGGCATCAAGGTGGCCAAGAGCGGCAGGAAGATGCCCGGCGTCAAGCTGCTGCATCAACAGTCCGACTCCAACACCAAGCCCGAATACATCATGGGGCACTCGATGCAGGCGGTCAGTATGCTTGTGCGGGCCGCCCAGAGCGTCTTCGCCGTACCGCTGGCCGTGCGTATTCACGAAGGTCTGGTGTGGTCCAACCGCGATCGGCGTACCTTGCTCGACAAGATGATCTCGCTGCTTGGCATCGTCTCGGTGCAGCAGCCGTTCTACTTCGTGGCCGATGCCTACTACGCTGCTGGCAAGATCGTCAAAGGCCTGCGCGATCGGGACAACCACCTGGTCACACGCGTGAAGTCCAATGCAGTCGCCTGTGCCCCGTACGTGCAGCAGGGACCGCGCAAACGGGGGCGTCCCAGGCGCTACGGTGAGAAGATCAAACTCAAATCGCTACTGGCTGATCCCCAGGCCTTGCAATCCGCCCCCAGTCCGGTCTATGGCGAGCACAATGTCACCATTCACTATCGGGTCTGCGATCTGCTGTGGCCGGCGTACGGTCAGCTGGTTCGCTTCGTGGCAGTGACTCACCCAAGCAGGGGTTCGTGTCTGCTGATGTGCACCGACCTCAGTCTGGATGCCGTCGAGATCATCCGCCTGTATGGATTGCGCTTCAAGATCGAGTACAGCTTCAAACAGGCGGTGCATCGGATCGGCACATTCGCGTACCACTTCTGGATGCAGGACATGAAGCCGCTCGCCCGCCGAAACGGCGATCAATACCTTCATCGCGAGTCACTCGAGTACCGCAACGCCGTCAAGCGCAAGATCCACGCGTACCACGTCTTTATGCACGCTGGCATCGTCTGTCAGGGACTGCTTCACTATCTGGCAGCGGTGTTCCCTTCACAGGTCTGGAGTTCCTTTGGATCCTGGCTGCGCACTATCCGCCCCGGCATCCCTCCATCGGAGTTGGTCGTCGCCAACGCACTACGTCAATGCCTGCCCGAATTTCTCGTGAATAGCGCCAAAACCCATTTCTTCGCAAAATTCATCGCAGAAAGGCAGGACCCCGACACATTCGAGATGTTCCGCCTGGGCACATAG
- a CDS encoding IS5 family transposase (programmed frameshift), whose translation MSKELIDDELWSLIEPLLPARAPRNRQYAGRKPTPDRAVLTGIVFVLRSGIAWNLLPQEMGCGSGTACWRRLVAWQEAGVWQRIHETLLAELRRRGEIDLSRALVDSSSIRAVPGGKKTGPNPTDRRKLGSKHHLIVDAQGIPLAVILSAANRHDITQLDALVEAIPHIRGKRGHPLHKPQIVQGDRGYSSEPHRQRLRERGITPVLAKIGSPHGSGLGKTRWPVERSIAWLHSFRRLKIRYERYAHIHEAFLSLACALICWTRLKPMFN comes from the exons ATGTCTAAAGAACTCATAGACGACGAACTGTGGTCACTCATCGAACCACTTCTGCCTGCGCGAGCACCTCGCAATCGGCAATATGCCGGGCGCAAGCCAACACCCGACCGCGCTGTACTGACGGGCATCGTGTTCGTACTGCGCTCAGGCATTGCGTGGAATCTCCTGCCGCAGGAGATGGGGTGCGGCTCAGGCACTGCCTGTTGGCGACGGCTCGTCGCATGGCAGGAAGCAGGCGTCTGGCAACGCATCCACGAAACGCTGCTGGCCGAACTGCGTCGTCGTGGCGAAATCGATTTGTCGCGCGCGCTCGTGGACAGTTCATCGATTCGCGCCGTGC CTGGCGGGAAAAAAACCGGCCCGAATCCCACGGACCGGCGCAAGCTCGGCAGCAAACACCACCTCATCGTCGACGCGCAAGGCATCCCGCTCGCGGTCATCCTGAGTGCAGCGAACCGCCACGACATTACCCAACTCGATGCGCTGGTTGAGGCAATTCCGCACATCAGAGGCAAGCGGGGGCACCCCTTGCATAAACCACAAATCGTTCAGGGCGACCGGGGCTACAGTTCCGAACCACATCGGCAACGTTTGAGAGAACGCGGCATCACGCCGGTGCTCGCAAAAATTGGCTCGCCCCATGGAAGTGGTCTCGGCAAAACGCGCTGGCCAGTCGAGCGTTCGATTGCATGGCTTCACTCGTTTCGACGCCTGAAAATTCGCTACGAACGTTATGCCCATATCCATGAAGCCTTCCTGTCTCTGGCTTGTGCCTTAATTTGCTGGACACGTCTCAAGCCAATGTTTAACTAA
- a CDS encoding acyltransferase family protein has protein sequence MPAKQINSLTSLRFFAAAMVVVFHTRREFGYFGLADHLALTQAVSLFFVLSGYILAHTHRTITSRSDLFIFYLKRFARIWPLHLAGAAAALWLIHFEGGSVRGEDAILNVLLLHAWSSDITTYFSLNGVSWSLSDEAFFYAVFPLLIWRVNATWVVKLAATVLVTAAMLLAFKNMGRPLMLWSAYISPITRLSEFMMGIAAYQLRGKLRSVIEGGWRASALEIGTALIVASAIWVADLKFVSDLPFHPIKPVAIWLSNCGVGVLFTLLIAVFALEGGALSRLLQARLLIYLGKISFALYMMHQLVLRYAEDHGYMAPDYPVAAKAALYWLAAIAVAAAAHHLIEIPAQRVILSRFTPRRGVMA, from the coding sequence GTGCCAGCTAAACAAATCAATTCACTGACGTCGTTGCGGTTTTTCGCTGCAGCAATGGTGGTCGTTTTTCACACACGACGTGAGTTCGGTTATTTCGGCCTCGCCGATCACCTGGCGCTCACGCAAGCCGTATCCCTCTTCTTCGTTCTATCAGGGTACATTCTCGCCCACACTCATCGAACGATCACTTCAAGGTCGGATCTCTTCATCTTCTATCTCAAGAGGTTTGCCCGGATTTGGCCGCTTCACCTCGCTGGCGCTGCCGCGGCGTTGTGGCTAATCCATTTTGAAGGCGGCTCAGTGCGCGGCGAAGACGCGATCCTTAACGTGCTGCTGTTGCATGCTTGGTCATCGGACATCACCACGTATTTCTCGTTGAACGGCGTCTCGTGGAGCTTGTCCGATGAGGCCTTTTTCTATGCAGTTTTCCCATTACTGATTTGGCGTGTGAACGCCACTTGGGTAGTCAAACTAGCAGCAACCGTCCTCGTCACGGCTGCAATGTTGCTTGCCTTTAAGAACATGGGACGCCCGTTGATGCTGTGGTCCGCATACATTTCGCCCATCACAAGGCTGAGTGAATTCATGATGGGCATTGCAGCCTATCAATTGCGAGGCAAGCTTCGGAGCGTCATCGAAGGTGGTTGGCGCGCGAGCGCGCTCGAGATTGGCACCGCTCTGATTGTCGCGTCCGCAATCTGGGTGGCAGACCTCAAATTCGTCTCGGACTTACCGTTCCATCCGATCAAGCCCGTTGCAATCTGGCTTTCAAATTGCGGTGTGGGCGTTCTTTTTACCCTATTGATAGCCGTGTTCGCACTGGAAGGAGGCGCCCTGTCTCGCCTTCTCCAAGCCCGGCTTCTCATTTACCTTGGCAAGATCAGTTTTGCTCTATACATGATGCACCAACTCGTCTTGCGGTACGCGGAGGACCACGGTTATATGGCGCCGGACTATCCGGTTGCAGCCAAGGCCGCGTTGTACTGGTTGGCGGCAATCGCGGTCGCTGCAGCAGCCCACCATCTGATAGAGATTCCCGCCCAGAGAGTAATCTTGTCGCGATTTACACCCCGGCGTGGCGTAATGGCCTAG
- a CDS encoding transcriptional regulator: MHYKPPQPEDIERLKKELGLDGAQMAELFGVAGNRAFRRYTSKSDDTKNKRELGAHMLFFAMARLELDAQTIERVLQRMRRVGATIDLNPDSPAPDGEQKP; the protein is encoded by the coding sequence ATGCATTACAAGCCCCCTCAGCCGGAAGACATCGAGCGCCTCAAGAAGGAACTCGGTCTAGACGGCGCGCAGATGGCGGAACTGTTTGGCGTCGCTGGGAATCGCGCATTTCGCCGGTACACATCCAAATCCGACGACACCAAGAACAAGCGCGAGCTCGGCGCGCACATGCTGTTCTTTGCGATGGCGCGCTTGGAACTGGACGCCCAGACCATCGAGCGAGTACTACAACGCATGCGCCGAGTCGGAGCAACGATCGATTTGAACCCCGACTCCCCGGCGCCCGATGGAGAGCAGAAGCCCTAA
- a CDS encoding SGNH/GDSL hydrolase family protein, producing MAKGLCVSVLGMLVMACSGSGGGGGGSTPPVAQTTQSVPKTVVIDAEGDSTFYGTQVINGVVSRTANNPPALLQGMLGANVTVINSAAGGATVLDALNGLAPRYTTPLASRLATNNSALVLSNFEINDSLRLSQDDYRAGLLSWITRVRNMGKLPVLEEPNPVCSPTYPNVEAYLSVLRDVAAQQGVTLIAQYDYIKSLPNWQAMLTDCVHPYDSLYQIKTQREYAMLQPIVAKLLQ from the coding sequence ATGGCAAAAGGGTTATGCGTATCGGTTCTAGGCATGCTTGTCATGGCGTGCAGCGGCTCCGGTGGCGGAGGTGGTGGATCGACTCCGCCGGTTGCCCAGACGACGCAATCGGTACCTAAGACCGTCGTGATCGATGCAGAAGGAGATTCGACGTTCTACGGAACGCAAGTCATTAACGGCGTAGTGTCGAGAACGGCGAACAATCCTCCGGCGCTACTGCAAGGCATGCTCGGTGCGAACGTGACCGTGATTAACAGCGCAGCGGGCGGCGCTACGGTGCTAGACGCCCTGAATGGACTCGCCCCACGTTATACGACGCCACTCGCTAGCCGGCTTGCAACCAACAATTCGGCGCTTGTTCTATCCAATTTTGAGATCAACGATTCCTTGAGGCTCTCGCAAGATGACTATCGAGCCGGCCTTTTGTCGTGGATCACGAGGGTGCGGAATATGGGCAAGTTGCCAGTTCTTGAAGAGCCCAATCCGGTGTGCAGTCCGACGTATCCCAATGTCGAGGCATACCTTTCTGTATTGCGGGACGTAGCCGCGCAGCAAGGTGTAACGCTCATCGCGCAGTACGACTACATCAAGTCGCTCCCAAATTGGCAGGCAATGCTGACCGACTGCGTGCATCCCTACGACTCGCTGTATCAAATCAAGACACAGCGCGAGTACGCCATGCTTCAGCCGATCGTCGCAAAGTTGCTTCAATAG
- a CDS encoding YmfQ family protein, whose amino-acid sequence MAAPNYQASDFLKAIQALMPRGLAWPRDPTSVMAQAMSGLSPTWARHTARNNNLLVDAFPKTAVELLPEWESALGLPDPCAGPAPTVAQRQAQVVARFAGSGGQSVPYFIQYAALLGYTVTVTEYVSARVGQSRVGQPVFRLGPQWSFVWQINAPLNTITQSKVGTARAGDPLASWGNAVLQCELNEVIPAHTILIFAYT is encoded by the coding sequence ATGGCTGCTCCGAACTATCAGGCATCAGATTTCCTGAAGGCGATTCAGGCGCTCATGCCGCGCGGTCTCGCGTGGCCTCGGGACCCGACGTCAGTGATGGCGCAGGCAATGTCCGGCCTTTCGCCGACATGGGCGAGACATACTGCCAGAAATAACAACTTGCTGGTAGATGCATTTCCGAAAACTGCCGTCGAGTTGCTTCCCGAATGGGAATCGGCACTGGGTCTGCCAGACCCATGCGCAGGACCGGCACCCACGGTGGCTCAGCGGCAGGCCCAAGTCGTCGCGCGCTTCGCGGGGTCAGGCGGCCAGTCGGTTCCGTACTTCATCCAGTATGCCGCGCTGCTTGGCTACACCGTGACGGTGACCGAATACGTGTCGGCGCGAGTAGGGCAGAGCCGGGTCGGACAACCAGTCTTCCGGCTCGGCCCCCAATGGTCCTTCGTCTGGCAGATCAATGCGCCGCTCAACACGATTACGCAGTCGAAAGTTGGGACGGCACGCGCAGGCGATCCGCTCGCGAGCTGGGGAAACGCCGTCTTGCAGTGCGAGCTGAATGAAGTAATTCCGGCCCACACGATTCTTATTTTTGCCTACACCTAA
- a CDS encoding baseplate J/gp47 family protein, whose amino-acid sequence MRAQVAADIQSGLPGSDPLLRFSSLNILGTALAGLAQLQYGYTDWVAKQSNPFTAEEEFLEAWAALKNVFREAATQAGSTVPGQITFAGTNGTPLPIGTPIARGDGVGFTTTSAGVWSGSNVTVNAVANADPSGLTGAFGNCAIGTVMTLGTAIAGINSTGSVSVAFTGGADVEKDDSLRARMLQAYQNTPQGGAQNDYVTWALQVNGVTRAWCNPNGFGAGTVVVYTMFDVTEAANNGFPQGVSGVAALEPRGTPATLDLLTVANWIFPLRPATALVYSVAPTQQVVNFTITGTSSFTTAMKSAIASAISGVFVLYGSPLSTAAGQNGVIDLSYIESAIAAISGTQGFVITSPTANIVGTTGQLPVLGTITWLP is encoded by the coding sequence TTGCGCGCGCAGGTGGCCGCTGACATTCAGTCCGGTCTTCCGGGATCGGATCCGCTGCTACGCTTTTCCAGCCTCAACATCCTAGGCACGGCTCTCGCAGGACTCGCTCAGCTCCAATACGGATACACGGACTGGGTAGCAAAGCAGTCGAATCCTTTCACCGCTGAGGAAGAGTTCCTCGAAGCGTGGGCTGCCCTCAAGAATGTGTTTCGCGAGGCGGCGACGCAGGCTGGCTCGACGGTGCCAGGACAGATCACGTTCGCGGGCACGAACGGAACTCCTCTGCCGATCGGTACGCCGATCGCGCGCGGCGACGGTGTCGGCTTCACGACGACCTCAGCCGGTGTCTGGTCCGGCAGCAACGTGACCGTCAATGCAGTCGCGAATGCGGATCCGTCCGGCCTGACCGGCGCGTTTGGCAATTGCGCCATCGGCACGGTCATGACGTTGGGCACGGCGATCGCCGGCATCAACTCGACCGGCTCCGTGTCTGTGGCATTTACCGGCGGAGCGGACGTCGAGAAGGACGACAGCCTTCGCGCCCGGATGCTTCAGGCTTATCAGAACACACCGCAGGGCGGGGCGCAAAACGACTACGTGACGTGGGCGCTGCAGGTCAACGGCGTTACGCGCGCTTGGTGCAATCCGAACGGTTTCGGCGCAGGCACCGTCGTCGTGTACACGATGTTCGACGTGACCGAGGCGGCCAACAACGGATTCCCCCAAGGCGTTTCTGGGGTGGCCGCGCTCGAGCCGCGCGGCACGCCGGCGACGCTCGATCTGCTGACGGTTGCGAACTGGATTTTCCCGCTGCGGCCGGCGACAGCGCTCGTGTACAGCGTGGCACCGACGCAGCAGGTAGTCAATTTCACGATTACCGGCACCAGCAGCTTCACGACGGCGATGAAGTCGGCGATCGCGTCGGCGATTTCTGGTGTGTTCGTTCTGTATGGCTCTCCACTCAGCACGGCGGCCGGCCAGAACGGGGTAATCGATCTCTCTTATATCGAGTCGGCAATCGCTGCGATCTCGGGAACGCAGGGCTTTGTAATTACGTCGCCAACCGCAAACATCGTCGGGACCACTGGCCAGCTTCCAGTGCTCGGAACGATCACATGGCTCCCATAA
- a CDS encoding phage GP46 family protein — protein MADATISWDAANNRGDWSMSGPLLTTGNDLQTAIIISIFSDRMAQPGDVIPDGSGDPRGWWADDTVPIGSRLWLLRRAKQTKETLQKAYDYLAEALQWMVDDGVVGRFDISTQWVRTSVLGAQITAYKPDGTLLTTGRYTWAWEGIN, from the coding sequence ATGGCCGACGCAACGATTTCTTGGGACGCCGCGAACAACCGCGGGGATTGGTCCATGTCCGGCCCCTTGCTGACGACCGGCAACGATCTCCAGACGGCAATCATCATAAGCATCTTTTCCGATCGCATGGCACAGCCCGGCGACGTGATTCCGGATGGTTCAGGCGATCCGCGCGGCTGGTGGGCGGATGACACGGTTCCTATTGGCTCGCGTCTCTGGTTGCTGCGGCGCGCGAAGCAGACGAAGGAAACGCTGCAGAAAGCCTACGACTACCTGGCCGAGGCCCTGCAGTGGATGGTGGATGACGGTGTCGTAGGCCGCTTCGACATCAGCACGCAGTGGGTGCGCACCAGCGTTCTCGGCGCGCAGATCACCGCATACAAACCCGACGGCACTTTATTGACGACGGGCCGCTATACGTGGGCCTGGGAAGGAATCAACTGA